The following coding sequences lie in one Actinomyces capricornis genomic window:
- the nusA gene encoding transcription termination factor NusA, whose protein sequence is MDINMPELRGAADELGIDLDNLLPAIEDAILGAYSKVPGAIRGAHVEIDRRTGHMSVLAPEVDEEDQPTGEYFDDTPDDFGRIAQATARSVIVQRIQDRRDFEVLGAFKDKTGELISGTVEQGRDPRVVHVRLDEEHEGIMPPHEQVPGERYRHGDRVRAYVTEVSRGLKGAQIVLSRTHPGLVRKLFEREVPEITSGDVEIVSVAREAGHRTKMAVRARTRGVNAKGACIGPMGQRVRAVMTELGGEKIDIVDYSEDPARFVANALSPARVSSVQVIDAEERTARAVVPDFQLSLAIGKEGQNARLAARLTGWKIDIHADAETGEVAPGRVSRADDVTGPSETAE, encoded by the coding sequence ATGGATATCAACATGCCCGAGCTCAGAGGCGCCGCCGATGAGCTGGGAATCGACCTGGACAACCTCCTGCCCGCCATCGAGGACGCCATCCTGGGTGCCTATTCCAAGGTGCCCGGCGCCATCCGCGGCGCCCATGTGGAGATCGACCGGCGCACCGGCCACATGAGCGTCCTGGCGCCGGAGGTCGACGAGGAGGACCAGCCCACGGGGGAGTACTTCGACGACACCCCCGACGACTTCGGCCGCATCGCCCAGGCCACCGCCCGCTCCGTCATCGTCCAGCGCATCCAGGACCGCCGCGACTTCGAGGTCCTGGGGGCCTTCAAGGACAAGACCGGCGAGCTCATCTCGGGCACGGTGGAGCAGGGCCGCGACCCCCGGGTGGTCCATGTGCGCCTCGATGAGGAGCACGAGGGGATCATGCCACCCCACGAGCAGGTCCCCGGGGAGCGCTACCGCCACGGGGACCGGGTGCGCGCCTATGTCACGGAGGTCTCGCGCGGCCTCAAGGGCGCCCAGATCGTGCTCTCGCGCACCCACCCCGGGCTGGTGCGCAAGCTCTTCGAGCGCGAGGTCCCCGAGATCACCTCCGGGGACGTCGAGATCGTCTCGGTGGCCCGCGAGGCCGGCCACCGCACCAAGATGGCGGTGCGCGCCCGCACGCGCGGGGTCAACGCCAAGGGCGCCTGCATCGGCCCCATGGGCCAGCGCGTGCGCGCGGTGATGACCGAGCTCGGCGGGGAGAAGATCGACATCGTGGACTACTCCGAGGACCCCGCGCGCTTCGTAGCCAACGCCCTGTCCCCGGCCCGGGTCTCCTCGGTGCAGGTCATCGACGCCGAGGAGCGCACCGCCCGCGCCGTCGTCCCCGACTTCCAGCTGTCCCTGGCCATCGGCAAGGAGGGGCAGAACGCCCGCCTGGCCGCGCGCCTGACGGGCTGGAAGATCGACATCCACGCCGACGCCGAGACCGGCGAGGTCGCCCCCGGTCGCGTCTCCCGGGCCGACGACGTGACAGGTCCCTCAGAAACCGCGGAGTGA
- a CDS encoding YlxR family protein — MVTTLHVPQRTCIGCRGKAPRSQLLRLVLAPGPVLEVDARATRPGRGAWIHPDPGCLSLAERRRALGRALRTSAPLDAAPVRRWLEQSPSPGRVRD, encoded by the coding sequence GTGGTAACCACCCTGCACGTGCCCCAGCGCACCTGCATCGGCTGCCGTGGGAAGGCTCCCCGATCCCAGTTGCTGCGACTGGTCCTGGCCCCGGGCCCCGTGCTCGAGGTCGATGCCCGGGCCACCCGGCCCGGGCGTGGTGCCTGGATCCACCCGGATCCGGGGTGCCTCTCCCTTGCTGAGCGACGGCGCGCCCTCGGGCGGGCCCTGCGCACCAGTGCACCGCTTGATGCGGCGCCGGTGCGCCGATGGCTTGAGCAGAGCCCCTCACCCGGCCGGGTGAGGGATTGA
- a CDS encoding LysR family transcriptional regulator, with product MELQQMRYIVAIAEEKSFTRAAQRCFVVQSSLSHQVKALERELGVTLVARSSRRVELTTAGEAFVAQARVSLDAAERALTDAAAADGQVRGTLTIGVIPTVTTIDIPASLGRFHAAYPAVTIRLRDGGSNEFIAAIAAGTMDVAVLGLPDGAPPTGISTRVMAREQLVAVVASDHPLSGRRRLRLDDLAEEKFVDFPAGTPGRMPSDLAFQAAGLHRDVAFEVMSTRLILDLVRQGLVVALLSPAVVPTNSEGLRTIPVTAGPTRVEYLAWSAFNPAPAAKALLDILAPAPG from the coding sequence ATGGAACTGCAGCAGATGCGCTACATCGTCGCCATCGCCGAGGAGAAGAGCTTCACCCGCGCGGCCCAGCGCTGCTTCGTCGTGCAGTCCTCGCTCAGCCACCAGGTCAAGGCGCTCGAGCGCGAGCTCGGCGTCACCCTTGTCGCCCGCAGCAGCCGTAGAGTCGAGCTCACCACTGCCGGTGAGGCATTCGTCGCGCAGGCCCGGGTGAGCCTGGACGCTGCCGAGCGCGCTCTTACTGACGCCGCGGCGGCGGACGGCCAGGTCCGCGGCACGCTCACGATCGGTGTCATCCCGACGGTGACCACCATCGACATCCCCGCCAGCCTCGGCCGCTTCCACGCCGCCTACCCGGCGGTGACCATCCGACTCAGAGACGGCGGCAGTAACGAGTTCATCGCCGCGATCGCCGCGGGCACCATGGATGTCGCCGTCCTCGGCCTGCCAGATGGCGCACCACCGACAGGCATCAGCACACGGGTCATGGCAAGAGAGCAGCTCGTCGCCGTCGTCGCCTCCGATCATCCACTCTCCGGCCGGCGCCGGCTGCGGCTGGACGACCTGGCGGAGGAGAAGTTCGTCGACTTCCCCGCGGGCACGCCGGGCAGGATGCCCTCCGACCTCGCATTCCAAGCCGCCGGCCTCCATCGCGACGTCGCCTTCGAGGTGATGAGCACCAGACTCATCCTTGATCTGGTCAGGCAGGGGCTCGTCGTCGCCCTCCTCTCACCTGCCGTGGTCCCCACCAACAGCGAGGGCCTGCGAACAATCCCCGTCACGGCGGGCCCCACCCGCGTCGAGTACCTCGCATGGAGCGCATTCAACCCCGCGCCGGCGGCCAAGGCCCTCCTCGACATACTCGCCCCCGCCCCCGGGTGA
- a CDS encoding RES family NAD+ phosphorylase — translation MSPRPKNPASPPGPLDLHEEEIHTLAGQPLARIAPTTSPHALAWGRLRTWGPVRHCRWDPHPPPPGEHPGHGVLYAACDLATCAAEVFAGTRLIDTRSDAPVLQVWRPTRPLRLLDMTGPWALRHGASVSLDSAERATCRSWARAIHDQLPGLDGLWVRSTMTGRAMTVLLTPAADSIPTLPEESAPLADPTIHALLHEIAPGIGYDVV, via the coding sequence GTGAGCCCCCGCCCGAAGAACCCCGCCTCTCCCCCGGGGCCCCTGGACCTGCACGAGGAGGAGATCCACACCCTGGCCGGCCAGCCCCTGGCGCGCATCGCCCCGACCACCAGCCCCCACGCCCTGGCCTGGGGGCGGCTGCGCACCTGGGGCCCGGTGCGCCATTGCCGCTGGGACCCCCACCCTCCCCCACCCGGGGAGCACCCCGGCCACGGGGTCCTGTACGCCGCCTGCGACCTGGCGACCTGCGCCGCCGAGGTCTTCGCCGGCACCCGGCTCATCGACACCCGCAGCGACGCCCCGGTGCTCCAGGTCTGGCGGCCCACCCGGCCCCTGCGGCTGCTGGACATGACCGGCCCGTGGGCGCTGCGCCACGGCGCCTCGGTGAGCCTGGACAGCGCGGAGCGCGCCACCTGCCGCTCCTGGGCGCGGGCCATCCACGACCAGCTCCCCGGCCTCGACGGGCTCTGGGTGCGCTCGACCATGACCGGGCGGGCCATGACGGTCCTGCTGACGCCCGCCGCCGACTCCATCCCCACCCTGCCCGAGGAGAGCGCACCCCTGGCTGACCCCACGATCCACGCCCTCCTGCACGAGATCGCCCCGGGCATCGGCTACGACGTCGTCTGA
- a CDS encoding Tat pathway signal protein, giving the protein MTLSPPPPCPGAPGSPASCRSGPGAAARLVRRPLRPGLAPPARARRAGAGRPARLLRAAGAAALAAALVASGGCGLRLGEGSPASLETAPQAEVTRDSLARQAVLISSTAEVVASGDQGSGAVPAQLQADAHNQAQVLGGVWEPWATAVPTTYPTATPIATAAPDATGDDLRAALEQGVGMAREAALSAGSAQEAQLYAALAVSWGVYLDEVSPGALQGVPRSGEGQDQQAPPSPATAGASSSPGGTALGGPLLTLYDAARYACEEVGARAEDEGVREQAIADARTATIVVNASIAAGGQDARLAAYAPPEQAAQAGDPDRAWAASAWSDVAAAEVQQVGESQASTPERRAAVEAAIDAGLRAADWGAQLPALPGYTA; this is encoded by the coding sequence ATGACCCTCAGCCCTCCCCCGCCATGCCCCGGAGCACCCGGCTCCCCGGCCTCCTGCCGCTCAGGCCCGGGGGCCGCAGCGCGCCTTGTCCGACGCCCCCTCAGGCCCGGCCTGGCGCCACCGGCCCGTGCCCGGCGTGCCGGGGCCGGCCGGCCCGCACGGCTCCTGCGCGCAGCGGGCGCGGCGGCCCTGGCCGCCGCGCTGGTGGCCAGTGGCGGGTGCGGCCTGCGCCTGGGTGAGGGCTCGCCGGCCTCCCTGGAGACGGCGCCCCAGGCCGAGGTGACGCGCGACTCCCTGGCCCGCCAGGCCGTGCTCATCTCCTCCACCGCGGAGGTGGTCGCCTCCGGTGACCAGGGCTCGGGCGCCGTGCCCGCGCAGTTGCAGGCCGATGCCCACAACCAGGCCCAGGTCCTGGGCGGGGTGTGGGAGCCGTGGGCGACGGCGGTGCCCACGACCTACCCCACGGCCACGCCGATCGCGACGGCGGCACCGGATGCCACCGGGGATGATCTGCGAGCCGCCCTGGAGCAGGGTGTGGGCATGGCGCGCGAGGCGGCACTGTCGGCGGGCTCGGCCCAGGAGGCCCAGCTCTACGCCGCCTTGGCGGTGTCCTGGGGCGTCTACCTCGACGAGGTCTCCCCCGGCGCGCTCCAGGGAGTGCCGCGCAGCGGGGAGGGTCAGGACCAGCAGGCCCCGCCGAGCCCGGCGACGGCCGGGGCGTCGTCGAGCCCGGGCGGGACGGCGCTGGGCGGCCCGCTGCTCACGCTCTACGACGCCGCCCGCTACGCCTGTGAGGAGGTCGGGGCGCGTGCCGAGGATGAGGGGGTGCGCGAGCAGGCCATCGCCGATGCGCGCACGGCGACGATCGTGGTCAACGCCTCGATCGCCGCGGGAGGCCAGGATGCGCGGCTGGCGGCCTATGCCCCGCCGGAGCAGGCGGCCCAGGCCGGCGATCCCGATCGCGCCTGGGCGGCGTCGGCCTGGTCGGATGTGGCGGCTGCGGAGGTGCAGCAGGTCGGTGAGTCCCAGGCCTCCACGCCTGAGCGCCGGGCCGCCGTCGAGGCGGCCATCGACGCCGGGCTGCGCGCCGCCGACTGGGGCGCCCAGCTACCCGCCCTGCCCGGCTACACCGCCTAA
- a CDS encoding proline--tRNA ligase has translation MLHRLSTAFIRTLREDPADAEVASHKLLVRACYVRRAAPGIYTWLPLGLRTLRKIEAIVREEMDAIGGQEVHFPGLLPAEPYQASGRWEDYGPTLFTLKDRKGGDYLLAPTHEEMFTLAVKDMYSSYKDLPAIVYQIQTKYRDEARPRAGIIRGREFVMKDSYSFDIDDQALEASYRKHRDAYERLFTRLGLDYVIVNAMAGAMGGSHSEEFLHPSPIGEDTFVRSEGGYAANAEAVTTVVPDPVDASGVGPARVVDTPDTPTIETLVALCNEAYPRSDGRAWTAADTLKNVVVVLTHPGGRRELLVVGVPGDREVDMKRLEAAVAPAEVEMAAEEDFTGHPELVPGYIGPEAIGPNSPLRRVEVDEEGNERLAGSVRYLVDPRIVEGTSWVTGANADKKHVLDLVMGRDFTADGTIEAAEVRDGDPAPDGSGPLSLARGIEVGHIFALGRKYSRALGLSVLDENGKAQVVTMGSYGVGVSRVMAALAEANHDEHGLAWPIAVAPYHVQVLATGKDEEVFSTAEGIAAALDAQGVEVLYDDRRKVSAGVKFADSELLGLPYTLVVGRDLAKQGTVEIRDRRSGERRSVPADQAAQEVAALVRAALSA, from the coding sequence GTGCTGCACAGACTCTCCACCGCCTTCATCCGCACCCTGCGCGAGGACCCGGCCGACGCCGAGGTCGCCAGCCACAAGCTCCTCGTGCGCGCCTGCTACGTGCGCCGGGCCGCCCCCGGCATCTACACCTGGCTGCCCCTGGGCCTGCGCACCCTGCGCAAGATCGAGGCCATCGTGCGCGAGGAGATGGACGCCATCGGCGGCCAGGAGGTCCACTTCCCGGGCCTGCTGCCCGCCGAGCCCTACCAGGCCTCCGGCCGCTGGGAGGATTACGGCCCCACGCTGTTCACCCTCAAGGACCGCAAGGGCGGCGACTACCTCCTGGCCCCCACCCACGAGGAGATGTTCACCCTGGCGGTCAAGGACATGTACTCCTCGTACAAGGACCTGCCCGCCATCGTCTACCAGATCCAGACCAAGTACCGCGACGAGGCCCGACCCCGCGCCGGCATCATCCGCGGCCGGGAGTTCGTCATGAAGGACTCCTACTCCTTCGACATCGACGACCAGGCCCTGGAGGCCTCCTACCGCAAGCACCGCGACGCCTACGAGCGGCTCTTCACCCGCCTGGGCCTGGACTACGTCATCGTCAACGCCATGGCCGGGGCCATGGGCGGCTCCCACTCCGAGGAGTTCCTCCACCCCTCGCCCATCGGCGAGGACACCTTCGTGCGCTCCGAGGGCGGGTACGCCGCCAACGCCGAGGCCGTGACCACCGTGGTCCCAGATCCAGTCGACGCCTCGGGGGTGGGGCCGGCCCGCGTCGTCGACACCCCCGACACCCCCACCATCGAGACCCTCGTGGCCCTGTGCAACGAGGCCTACCCCCGCTCCGACGGGCGCGCCTGGACGGCGGCCGACACCCTGAAGAATGTCGTCGTGGTCCTGACCCACCCCGGTGGGCGGCGCGAGCTGCTCGTCGTCGGCGTGCCCGGCGACCGTGAGGTGGACATGAAGCGCCTGGAGGCAGCCGTGGCCCCCGCCGAGGTGGAGATGGCCGCCGAGGAGGACTTCACGGGCCACCCCGAGCTCGTGCCCGGCTACATCGGCCCCGAGGCCATCGGCCCCAACTCGCCGCTGCGCCGCGTGGAGGTCGATGAGGAGGGCAACGAGCGCCTGGCCGGCTCCGTGCGCTACCTGGTGGACCCGCGCATCGTGGAGGGCACCAGCTGGGTCACCGGCGCCAATGCCGATAAGAAGCACGTCCTGGACCTGGTCATGGGGCGCGACTTCACCGCCGATGGCACCATCGAGGCCGCTGAGGTCCGCGATGGCGACCCCGCCCCCGACGGCTCGGGCCCCCTGAGCCTGGCGCGCGGCATCGAGGTGGGCCACATCTTCGCCCTGGGGCGCAAGTACTCCCGGGCCCTGGGGCTGAGTGTGCTCGATGAGAACGGAAAGGCCCAGGTGGTGACCATGGGCTCCTACGGCGTGGGCGTCAGCCGCGTCATGGCCGCCCTGGCCGAGGCCAACCACGATGAGCACGGCCTGGCCTGGCCCATTGCCGTGGCCCCCTACCACGTCCAGGTGCTGGCCACCGGCAAGGACGAGGAGGTCTTCTCCACCGCCGAGGGGATCGCCGCCGCCCTGGACGCCCAGGGCGTGGAGGTCCTCTACGACGACCGCCGCAAGGTCAGCGCCGGGGTGAAGTTCGCCGACTCCGAGCTGCTGGGGCTGCCCTACACCCTGGTGGTGGGGCGGGATCTGGCCAAGCAGGGGACGGTGGAGATCCGCGACCGCCGCAGCGGTGAGCGCCGCAGCGTGCCGGCCGACCAGGCCGCCCAGGAGGTCGCCGCCCTCGTGCGCGCCGCCCTGAGCGCCTAA
- the rarD gene encoding EamA family transporter RarD, with protein MPRPEPHSAPSPAAQPSTPTPAGSPAAGGSTAPGLAMVLGCYLLWGFFPLYFRLLSAAGSVEIIGHRIVWTLITCLALIAASHRWRALAGVLRTPRLLAPLAACGLLVSLNWLVYVYGVSTERTADAALGYFINPLVTVALAALVLGERLRRAQVLCIALAAAGVAVLVLAQGSLPWISLALALTFGLYGLVKKRVAAQVDALTGLCAETLTVVPLALGYLGWLAWQGASVMQGPQASPLLGVLLVVAGPVTAVPLLLFAAGARRVALSVVGISQYLGPIIQFILAWAVFHEEIPPARWAAMVLVWAAVILFILDAAHQLARRPHLRG; from the coding sequence ATGCCCCGACCCGAGCCCCACAGCGCCCCCTCCCCCGCCGCCCAGCCCTCCACCCCGACGCCCGCCGGGAGCCCCGCCGCGGGCGGCTCCACCGCCCCGGGCCTGGCGATGGTGCTGGGCTGCTACCTGCTGTGGGGCTTCTTCCCCCTCTACTTCCGGCTGCTCTCCGCGGCCGGCAGCGTGGAGATCATCGGGCACCGCATCGTGTGGACCCTGATCACCTGCCTGGCGCTCATCGCCGCCTCCCACCGGTGGAGGGCCCTGGCGGGGGTCCTGCGCACGCCCCGCCTCCTGGCGCCCCTGGCGGCCTGCGGCCTCCTGGTCTCCCTCAACTGGCTGGTCTACGTCTACGGGGTCAGCACCGAGCGCACCGCCGACGCCGCCCTGGGCTACTTCATTAACCCGCTGGTGACCGTGGCCCTGGCGGCCCTGGTCCTGGGCGAGCGGCTGCGCCGCGCCCAGGTGCTGTGCATCGCCCTGGCCGCAGCGGGAGTCGCAGTGCTGGTGCTCGCGCAGGGCTCCCTGCCCTGGATCTCCCTGGCGCTGGCCCTCACCTTCGGCCTCTACGGGCTGGTCAAGAAGCGGGTGGCGGCGCAGGTCGACGCCCTGACGGGCCTGTGCGCCGAGACGCTGACGGTCGTGCCCCTGGCCCTGGGATACCTGGGGTGGCTGGCCTGGCAGGGGGCCTCGGTCATGCAGGGCCCCCAGGCCTCACCGCTGCTGGGCGTGCTGCTGGTGGTGGCCGGACCGGTGACGGCGGTGCCCCTGCTGCTCTTCGCCGCCGGCGCCCGCCGGGTGGCGCTGTCGGTGGTGGGCATCAGCCAGTACCTGGGCCCCATCATCCAGTTCATCCTGGCCTGGGCGGTCTTCCACGAGGAGATCCCACCGGCCCGGTGGGCCGCCATGGTACTGGTGTGGGCCGCGGTCATCCTCTTCATCCTCGACGCCGCACACCAGCTGGCCCGCCGGCCCCACCTGAGGGGCTGA
- the infB gene encoding translation initiation factor IF-2, with protein MAKPRVHELAKELDPSGKKVTSKVILAWLKDQGEFVKAASSTVEPPVARRVREHFAAVAEGAAPGGAKKAEKTDKAAGAADGAAAQPAAPTPGPRPGAKPAAPAAKPAAPGGEQRPAPKPGARAPQAAAPTAPSAPSKAAPKPGARAPQAPAAPEAPRAAAPQAPRPSAPAEQAPAAPAPTPGPRPGAPRPGNNPFATSQGMPRPGGRGGRSGGQGPRPGAPRPGNNPFATSQGMPRPGGQGGPRPGGPRPQAAGSGGPRPGAPRPGGPRPSGPRPNPGMMPGQSSIGRPGAPARGGGGGRGGRPGGGGRPGGGGGGGRPGGFGGPRGGRGGRGSTQGAFGRGGGAPRGRKSKRAKRQEFEQQSAPSIGGVIVPRGDGSTPVRVRQGATLTDLAEKINANPAALVTVLFHLGEMATATQSLDEDTFGLLGAELGYDVQIVSPEDEDRELLESFDIDLDPEEDEENLAPRPPVVTVMGHVDHGKTKLLDAIRSTDVVAAEAGGITQSIGAYQVRVELGGETRPITFIDTPGHEAFTAMRARGAEVTDIAILVVAADDGVMPQTVEALNHAQAANVPIVVAVNKIDREGANPDKIRGQLTEYGLVPEEYGGDTMFVDISAKQRLHIDDLLEAVLLTADAALDLRANPETEARGVTIEAKLDKGRGAVSTILVERGTLRVGDPIVAGSAYGRVRAMFNEHGEALQEAGPARPALVLGLTNVPSAGDSFIVAPDDRTARQIADKREAAERAALLAKRRKRVSLENLTDVLKEGKVDTLNLILKGDSSGAVEALEDSLLKIDVGEEVALRVIHRGVGAITQNDVNLATVDSAVIIGFNVRPAERVAEIADREGVDMKFYSVIYNAIEDVEAAMKGMLKPIYEEVELGSAEIRQVFRSSKFGSIAGSIVRSGIIKRGAKARLVRDGVVVNGELSIETLRREKDDVTEVREGYECGINLGFKDITEGDVIETWEMREKPRA; from the coding sequence GTGGCTAAACCACGCGTACATGAGCTCGCCAAGGAGCTCGACCCCTCTGGCAAGAAGGTCACCTCCAAGGTGATTCTGGCCTGGCTCAAGGACCAGGGAGAGTTCGTCAAGGCGGCCTCCTCCACGGTCGAGCCCCCCGTGGCCCGCAGGGTCCGCGAGCACTTCGCCGCCGTGGCGGAGGGCGCGGCCCCCGGCGGCGCCAAGAAGGCTGAGAAGACTGACAAGGCGGCCGGGGCTGCCGACGGCGCTGCGGCGCAGCCCGCGGCCCCCACTCCGGGCCCCAGGCCCGGGGCCAAGCCCGCCGCTCCGGCCGCCAAGCCCGCTGCGCCGGGCGGGGAGCAGCGCCCAGCGCCCAAGCCCGGAGCCCGGGCCCCCCAGGCCGCCGCCCCCACGGCACCGTCGGCCCCCTCCAAGGCCGCCCCCAAGCCGGGAGCCCGGGCCCCCCAGGCCCCGGCCGCCCCCGAGGCGCCCCGCGCGGCGGCCCCGCAGGCGCCCCGGCCCTCCGCCCCGGCTGAGCAGGCCCCCGCGGCCCCGGCGCCGACCCCCGGCCCGCGTCCGGGTGCTCCGCGCCCGGGCAACAACCCCTTCGCCACCTCCCAGGGCATGCCCCGCCCCGGAGGGCGCGGTGGACGCTCGGGGGGGCAGGGCCCGCGTCCGGGTGCCCCGCGCCCGGGCAACAACCCCTTCGCCACCTCCCAGGGCATGCCCCGCCCCGGTGGGCAGGGCGGTCCGCGTCCCGGTGGCCCCCGCCCGCAGGCGGCCGGCTCCGGCGGCCCGCGTCCGGGTGCGCCGCGGCCCGGTGGTCCGCGCCCCTCGGGTCCCCGCCCCAACCCGGGCATGATGCCCGGCCAGTCCTCCATCGGCCGTCCCGGGGCCCCGGCGCGCGGTGGTGGAGGAGGCCGTGGCGGTCGCCCCGGCGGCGGTGGTCGTCCCGGTGGTGGCGGCGGTGGCGGTCGCCCCGGCGGCTTCGGCGGCCCCCGTGGCGGTCGTGGTGGTCGCGGCTCGACGCAGGGCGCCTTCGGGCGCGGTGGCGGCGCTCCGCGCGGGCGCAAGTCCAAGCGGGCCAAGCGCCAGGAGTTCGAGCAGCAGAGCGCGCCGTCGATCGGCGGTGTCATCGTCCCGCGCGGTGACGGCTCCACCCCGGTGCGCGTGCGCCAGGGCGCCACGCTGACCGACCTGGCCGAGAAGATCAACGCCAACCCCGCGGCCCTGGTGACCGTCCTGTTCCACCTGGGGGAGATGGCCACGGCCACCCAGTCCCTGGATGAGGACACCTTCGGCCTGCTGGGCGCCGAGCTGGGCTACGACGTCCAGATCGTCTCCCCCGAGGACGAGGACCGCGAACTGCTGGAGTCCTTCGACATCGACCTCGACCCCGAGGAGGATGAGGAGAACCTGGCGCCCCGGCCCCCGGTGGTCACCGTCATGGGCCACGTCGACCACGGTAAGACCAAGCTGCTGGACGCCATCCGCTCCACCGACGTCGTGGCTGCCGAGGCCGGCGGCATCACCCAGTCCATCGGCGCCTACCAGGTGCGCGTGGAGCTGGGCGGGGAGACCCGGCCGATCACCTTCATCGACACCCCCGGTCACGAGGCCTTCACGGCCATGCGCGCCCGCGGTGCCGAGGTCACCGATATCGCCATCCTCGTGGTGGCGGCCGACGACGGCGTCATGCCCCAGACGGTCGAGGCCCTCAACCACGCCCAGGCGGCCAATGTGCCCATCGTGGTGGCGGTCAACAAGATCGACCGGGAGGGCGCCAACCCGGACAAGATCCGCGGCCAGCTCACCGAGTACGGCCTGGTGCCCGAGGAGTACGGCGGCGACACCATGTTCGTGGACATCTCGGCCAAGCAGCGCCTGCACATCGACGACCTCCTGGAGGCCGTCCTGCTGACGGCCGATGCGGCCCTGGACCTGCGTGCCAACCCCGAGACCGAGGCCCGCGGCGTGACCATCGAGGCCAAGCTCGACAAGGGCCGCGGTGCGGTGTCCACCATCCTGGTGGAGCGCGGCACCCTGCGGGTGGGGGACCCGATCGTGGCGGGGAGCGCCTACGGGCGCGTGCGCGCCATGTTCAACGAGCACGGCGAGGCCCTCCAGGAGGCGGGCCCGGCCCGTCCGGCCCTGGTGCTGGGCCTGACCAATGTGCCCAGCGCCGGCGACTCCTTCATCGTGGCCCCCGACGACCGCACCGCCCGCCAGATCGCGGACAAGCGCGAGGCCGCCGAGCGCGCCGCCCTGCTGGCCAAGCGCCGCAAGCGGGTCTCCCTGGAGAACCTCACCGACGTCCTCAAGGAGGGCAAGGTCGACACTCTCAACCTCATCCTCAAGGGCGACTCCTCGGGTGCGGTCGAGGCCCTGGAGGACTCCCTGCTCAAGATCGATGTGGGCGAGGAGGTCGCGCTGCGCGTCATCCACCGCGGCGTGGGCGCCATCACCCAAAACGATGTCAACCTGGCCACGGTGGACTCCGCCGTCATCATCGGCTTCAACGTCCGGCCGGCCGAGCGGGTGGCGGAGATCGCCGACCGCGAGGGCGTGGACATGAAGTTCTACTCGGTCATCTACAACGCGATCGAGGACGTCGAGGCCGCCATGAAGGGCATGCTCAAGCCCATCTACGAGGAGGTGGAGCTGGGCAGCGCCGAGATCCGCCAGGTCTTCCGCTCCTCGAAGTTCGGCTCCATCGCCGGCTCGATCGTCCGCTCTGGGATCATCAAGCGGGGCGCCAAGGCCCGCCTGGTGCGCGACGGCGTCGTGGTCAACGGCGAGTTGTCCATCGAGACGCTGCGCCGCGAGAAGGACGATGTCACCGAGGTCCGCGAGGGCTACGAGTGCGGTATCAACCTGGGCTTCAAGGACATCACCGAGGGCGATGTCATCGAGACCTGGGAGATGCGCGAGAAGCCGCGCGCCTGA
- the rimP gene encoding ribosome maturation factor RimP has product MPEKPEKADKPDALAGRLTELLEPVVDGAGLFLERIETTRAGKYSVVRVVVDLPDGPGDLDLDRLGEVTAAVSQALDEADPVKGQYTLEVSTPGAERELRTARHFRRAVGHGAQVSTDEEELSGTITAVDDQVLTLQTDAGPRTVPLEQVRQARMVVSGP; this is encoded by the coding sequence ATGCCGGAGAAGCCGGAGAAGGCGGACAAGCCCGACGCGCTCGCCGGGCGCCTGACCGAGCTCCTGGAGCCCGTGGTCGACGGCGCCGGCCTCTTCCTGGAGCGGATCGAGACCACCCGGGCCGGGAAGTACTCGGTGGTACGGGTCGTCGTCGACCTGCCCGACGGGCCCGGGGACCTGGACCTGGACCGCCTGGGCGAGGTCACTGCCGCCGTCTCCCAGGCGCTGGACGAGGCCGATCCGGTCAAGGGCCAGTACACCCTGGAGGTCTCCACCCCCGGGGCCGAGCGCGAGCTGCGCACCGCCCGGCACTTCCGCCGCGCCGTCGGGCACGGTGCCCAGGTGAGCACGGATGAGGAGGAGCTCAGCGGCACCATCACCGCCGTTGACGACCAGGTCCTGACCCTCCAGACCGACGCCGGTCCCAGGACCGTGCCGCTGGAGCAGGTCCGCCAGGCCCGGATGGTGGTCTCCGGCCCGTGA